One Phycisphaerae bacterium RAS2 DNA window includes the following coding sequences:
- the xcpT_2 gene encoding Type II secretion system protein G precursor has translation MTRRATIRNAFTLVELLIIVIILGILAAVVIPQFSDASTDARLSSLMTNLQTIRGQIDLYKLQHNGSYPTLATFVDQMTKKTNADGTINAAGKYGPYLQRVPTNPFTVGGTGNDVTNTAAAAAKAWNYNETTGEFKANNGGSTNGVAHDSL, from the coding sequence ATGACGCGACGTGCAACCATTCGAAACGCCTTTACGCTGGTGGAGCTGTTGATCATCGTGATCATCCTCGGCATTCTGGCCGCGGTGGTCATCCCGCAGTTCTCGGATGCGAGCACCGACGCACGGCTAAGCTCGCTGATGACGAACCTTCAGACGATTCGCGGGCAGATCGACCTGTACAAGCTGCAACACAACGGCAGCTATCCCACCCTGGCGACTTTTGTCGACCAGATGACCAAGAAGACCAACGCCGATGGGACGATCAACGCGGCCGGCAAGTATGGTCCTTATCTGCAGCGCGTGCCCACCAATCCGTTCACGGTCGGCGGCACGGGCAACGACGTGACGAACACCGCGGCGGCCGCAGCCAAGGCCTGGAACTACAACGAGACGACCGGCGAGTTCAAGGCGAACAACGGCGGCAGCACAAACGGTGTGGCGCACGACTCGCTGTAA
- the sdcS_1 gene encoding Sodium-dependent dicarboxylate transporter SdcS: MTRRYQLIMIVFAAGAFALSNAAPWHESAAIRKSAGLVAATLILWISEAAPLGVTALVVPILATFAGLLTWKEALAAWGDPVVFLFLGTFLLARALEKHGAFDWLMSGRALAGARSAKGLTIGVLLLSGAISLAQNNTAVCAMLLPIVATLARRTAAPAAALLALAWGSTFGGMATPVGTAPNFIGYAAMKKISDDVSFLSWMKVGVPVWLGATLIGWAVLAFVRRREAPGAISPLVVTDVGPVIDHSARGDSPAWQAGARRLALGAFAVAALVWLASGVIISVTREADPINAWVKAYLPESLVPMGVAWALFLLRPAPDAPPVLDRHDFQALDWDTLFLIAGGLCLGRVLESSGAAEALASAVSATDLSPTVLTLLVAGATVLLSELTSNTATASLMVPVAGSLGAAMHLSPVQATWLVALSASLGFVLPVSTPPNALVYGTRLVPLRTMIFTGLVVDALCTVWLVCCIRWFA, encoded by the coding sequence ATGACCCGACGCTACCAGCTCATCATGATCGTTTTCGCCGCCGGCGCGTTCGCGCTTTCCAACGCCGCGCCGTGGCATGAGAGCGCTGCCATTCGCAAGTCGGCCGGCCTCGTGGCGGCGACGCTGATCCTGTGGATATCCGAGGCCGCGCCGCTAGGGGTGACGGCGCTGGTCGTGCCGATCCTCGCGACCTTCGCCGGGCTCTTGACCTGGAAGGAAGCCCTGGCGGCATGGGGCGACCCGGTGGTGTTTCTGTTCCTCGGTACGTTTCTGCTCGCGCGGGCGTTGGAGAAGCACGGGGCGTTTGACTGGCTGATGTCGGGCCGGGCCCTGGCGGGAGCGCGCAGTGCGAAGGGCCTTACGATCGGCGTGTTGCTCTTGTCGGGCGCGATCTCGCTGGCGCAGAATAATACGGCTGTCTGCGCTATGCTGCTGCCGATTGTGGCGACGCTGGCCCGGCGCACGGCCGCCCCCGCCGCGGCCCTGTTGGCCCTCGCATGGGGCAGCACCTTCGGCGGCATGGCGACGCCCGTCGGCACCGCGCCGAACTTCATCGGCTACGCGGCGATGAAAAAGATCAGCGACGACGTGAGTTTCCTCTCGTGGATGAAGGTCGGTGTGCCCGTCTGGCTGGGGGCGACGCTGATCGGCTGGGCCGTGCTGGCATTCGTGCGGCGGCGCGAGGCGCCCGGTGCGATCTCGCCGCTTGTCGTGACCGACGTCGGGCCGGTGATCGACCATTCCGCTCGCGGCGATTCGCCTGCGTGGCAAGCGGGGGCGCGGCGGTTGGCGCTGGGTGCGTTCGCCGTGGCGGCATTGGTGTGGCTGGCCAGCGGCGTGATCATCAGCGTGACGCGCGAGGCCGATCCGATCAACGCATGGGTGAAAGCGTATCTGCCGGAATCGCTCGTGCCGATGGGGGTGGCCTGGGCGCTGTTCCTGCTGCGTCCCGCGCCCGATGCGCCGCCCGTGCTGGATCGGCACGACTTTCAGGCGCTGGACTGGGACACGCTTTTTCTGATCGCCGGCGGGCTATGCCTCGGTCGCGTGCTGGAATCGAGCGGGGCGGCCGAGGCGCTGGCGAGCGCCGTCAGTGCCACCGATCTGTCGCCCACTGTTCTCACGCTGCTGGTCGCAGGGGCGACCGTGCTGCTGTCGGAGCTGACGAGCAACACCGCCACGGCCTCGCTGATGGTGCCGGTCGCGGGCTCGCTCGGGGCGGCCATGCACTTGTCGCCGGTTCAGGCGACGTGGCTGGTGGCGCTGTCGGCGAGCCTGGGGTTTGTTCTGCCCGTCTCGACGCCGCCCAACGCCCTGGTGTACGGCACGCGTCTGGTGCCGCTGCGCACGATGATCTTCACCGGCCTCGTCGTGGATGCGTTGTGCACGGTGTGGCTCGTGTGCTGCATTCGATGGTTCGCGTAG
- the codA gene encoding Cytosine deaminase, with protein MAKKSRTRRRDATTSIAKRLTGITNARLRGRRGLFDLTFDDIGHIRTIRAAGRARRSAGGFDAKGGLVLPAFVDPHLHLDLAYSVELVKPNKSGTLLEAIRLWDEAKRRLSADNVRERAIRAINAEVSFGTGFIRTHVDVGTGAGLRLTEGVLAAREACRHLCDIQIAVFPQDGILRDPGALEQMRAAIEMGCDVVGGIAHNERTDQDSRRHIDLLFELAREFNRDIDCHIDETDDPDSRCTEYLAAQTIHHGWQGRVTASHVCALSSYDNAHARKVINLLREARVHVVTNPPVNLHLQGRYDRYPKRRGLTRVTELLAAGVNVAAGQDCIADPFYPLGTGQMLDVAHMLFHADHLSTPPQMEQALDTVTENAARALRLSSYGIRAGARGCVVALPCEDVHTALRTRPRPIAVIRDGRLLFR; from the coding sequence ATGGCTAAGAAATCGCGAACGCGCCGACGCGATGCGACAACGAGTATCGCAAAGCGATTGACCGGAATCACGAACGCCCGGTTGCGCGGTCGGCGCGGCCTGTTTGATCTGACGTTTGACGATATCGGACACATTCGAACGATTCGCGCCGCCGGACGCGCCCGGCGAAGCGCCGGAGGTTTCGACGCGAAAGGCGGGCTGGTCTTGCCTGCGTTTGTCGATCCGCACCTGCACCTGGACCTGGCCTACTCCGTCGAGCTGGTGAAGCCGAACAAGAGCGGCACGCTGCTGGAGGCGATCCGCCTGTGGGACGAAGCGAAGCGCAGGTTGTCGGCCGATAACGTTCGCGAGCGGGCGATTCGCGCCATCAACGCCGAGGTCTCGTTCGGCACGGGATTCATTCGCACGCACGTGGATGTCGGTACCGGCGCGGGGCTGCGACTCACCGAAGGCGTGCTCGCGGCGCGCGAAGCCTGTCGTCACCTGTGCGATATTCAAATCGCGGTGTTTCCGCAGGACGGCATCCTGCGCGACCCCGGCGCGCTGGAGCAGATGCGCGCCGCGATCGAAATGGGCTGCGACGTGGTCGGCGGCATCGCCCACAACGAGCGCACCGATCAGGACTCGCGACGGCACATCGACCTGCTCTTCGAGCTGGCCCGCGAGTTCAACCGCGACATCGATTGCCACATCGACGAAACAGACGACCCCGATTCGCGCTGCACGGAGTACCTCGCCGCGCAGACCATTCATCACGGCTGGCAGGGCCGCGTGACGGCGAGCCATGTCTGCGCGCTGTCCAGTTATGACAACGCCCACGCGCGAAAGGTCATCAACCTGTTGCGCGAGGCTCGTGTGCATGTCGTGACCAATCCGCCGGTCAATCTGCACTTACAGGGCCGGTACGATCGCTATCCCAAGCGGCGCGGGCTGACGCGCGTGACGGAATTGCTCGCAGCCGGAGTGAACGTGGCGGCGGGGCAGGACTGCATCGCCGATCCGTTTTATCCGCTGGGCACGGGCCAGATGCTGGACGTGGCGCACATGTTGTTCCATGCGGACCACCTAAGCACGCCGCCGCAGATGGAGCAGGCCCTGGACACGGTGACGGAGAATGCGGCGCGGGCGCTGCGCCTGTCGAGTTATGGGATTCGCGCGGGGGCCCGGGGGTGTGTGGTGGCGCTGCCGTGTGAGGACGTTCACACGGCGCTGCGGACGCGGCCTCGTCCGATAGCGGTCATTCGCGACGGTCGTCTATTGTTCCGATAG
- the xcpT_1 gene encoding Type II secretion system protein G precursor, translating to MKRSAFTLVELLIIVIILGILAAVVIPQFSDASTDARVSSLQENLTAMRKQIDLYKHHHNGSFPALATFVDQMTKKTNADGTLNAAGKFGPYVQRIPNNPFTIGGTGNDVTNTAAAAAKAWNYNESTGEFKANDGGTTNGVAHDAM from the coding sequence ATGAAGCGAAGTGCATTTACACTGGTTGAGTTGCTGATCATCGTGATCATCCTCGGCATTCTGGCCGCGGTGGTCATCCCGCAGTTCAGCGATGCGAGCACCGATGCCCGCGTCAGCTCGCTGCAGGAGAACCTGACGGCGATGCGAAAGCAGATCGACCTGTACAAGCATCATCACAACGGCAGCTTCCCCGCACTGGCCACGTTTGTGGACCAGATGACGAAGAAGACCAATGCCGACGGAACGCTCAACGCGGCCGGCAAGTTCGGTCCCTACGTCCAGCGCATTCCGAACAACCCGTTCACGATCGGCGGCACGGGCAATGACGTGACCAACACCGCGGCGGCCGCGGCCAAGGCCTGGAACTACAACGAGTCGACCGGCGAATTCAAGGCCAACGACGGCGGCACGACGAACGGCGTGGCGCACGACGCGATGTAA
- a CDS encoding Competence protein A — protein sequence MFKRTRKHGPIGLDLGASSVKLIQFAESQGRLSLIAAAHRDLPSASDAQAAHEAAAHAVRQLLATHRFEGREVVTALGHREYQLKSIRVPPMPPDEMESAVVFEAQERFDFGGATAQFRFLEAGEVRHGNELKHELMVFGATESVVQERLAFLQSLKLDPIAVDLSPCAVARSFVRFLRRAGDASAVNVFLDVGQRGTTILITRGTELVFLKVIDVGGQCMTDAVARSLAIPADEAAQLRLAILRDQSGRRGDVECSVPAEVRTAVADAVRPAADQIAKDVQLCLRYYAVTFRGQRAESVTLVGGEAHEPVLLKALQDAVDVPCMTGYPLRGVQNLGDLTSREERAFHPAWGVACGLALRGMTCVSSPAAGASHGLTAGRTNQLAASASA from the coding sequence ATGTTCAAGCGAACGCGAAAACACGGCCCGATCGGACTGGACCTTGGCGCTTCAAGCGTCAAGCTGATTCAGTTCGCCGAGTCGCAGGGGCGGCTGTCGCTCATCGCGGCGGCGCACCGCGACCTGCCGTCCGCGAGCGACGCCCAGGCGGCGCACGAAGCGGCGGCGCATGCGGTTCGCCAGCTTCTGGCCACGCATCGCTTTGAAGGGCGCGAAGTCGTGACGGCGCTGGGGCACCGCGAGTATCAGCTGAAGAGCATCCGCGTGCCGCCGATGCCGCCTGATGAGATGGAGAGCGCCGTCGTGTTCGAGGCGCAGGAACGGTTCGATTTCGGCGGCGCGACGGCGCAGTTCCGCTTTCTTGAGGCAGGCGAGGTGCGACACGGCAACGAGCTGAAGCACGAGTTGATGGTGTTCGGCGCGACGGAATCGGTCGTTCAGGAGCGGTTGGCGTTCTTGCAATCGCTCAAGCTCGATCCGATCGCCGTGGACCTGTCGCCCTGCGCGGTGGCGCGGAGTTTTGTGCGGTTTCTTCGCCGCGCCGGTGACGCATCGGCGGTCAACGTGTTCCTGGATGTGGGCCAGCGCGGTACGACAATCCTCATCACGCGCGGGACCGAACTGGTGTTCCTGAAGGTCATCGATGTCGGCGGCCAATGCATGACGGACGCGGTGGCGCGCAGCCTGGCGATTCCGGCGGACGAGGCGGCGCAGCTGCGATTGGCGATTCTGCGGGACCAGTCCGGCCGGCGTGGCGACGTGGAGTGCTCCGTGCCGGCGGAGGTGCGCACAGCCGTGGCGGACGCGGTTCGCCCGGCGGCCGACCAGATCGCGAAAGACGTGCAGCTCTGCCTGCGCTACTACGCCGTGACGTTTCGCGGCCAGCGTGCCGAGAGCGTGACACTTGTCGGCGGCGAGGCGCACGAGCCGGTCTTGCTGAAAGCCCTGCAGGATGCCGTCGACGTGCCCTGCATGACGGGCTATCCGCTCCGCGGCGTGCAGAACCTGGGAGATCTGACCAGTCGGGAGGAGCGTGCGTTTCACCCGGCCTGGGGCGTGGCGTGCGGCCTAGCGCTGCGCGGAATGACCTGTGTGTCCAGCCCGGCAGCCGGTGCGTCGCACGGCCTCACGGCGGGACGAACGAATCAGCTTGCGGCGTCGGCGAGCGCATGA
- a CDS encoding Pilus assembly protein, PilO, giving the protein MSQRKATTLMIVGIVGFSALFVGAFMVPGHRRLTAKQDQVVAGSNEVRDLQQDLGSVSDLYAAIVDLESQLKADRRRLPSDRSVGDFLSDLADALSQCDVADYVVQPLPVLEVNPDAVPDSHAVAARTRVIPFKVEFDGTFAQTFEMMGRIEAFRRSTHVAGLRIANDKNQLGRLRVEMELHTYQYDG; this is encoded by the coding sequence ATGAGTCAGCGAAAAGCGACCACCCTGATGATTGTCGGCATTGTCGGCTTCAGCGCGCTGTTCGTCGGCGCGTTCATGGTGCCCGGGCATCGCCGCCTGACGGCAAAGCAGGACCAAGTCGTCGCGGGCAGCAACGAGGTGCGCGATCTTCAGCAGGACCTCGGCTCTGTCAGCGACCTCTATGCAGCCATTGTCGACCTCGAGTCGCAACTCAAAGCGGATCGACGCCGATTGCCGAGTGACCGGAGCGTCGGTGATTTCTTGAGCGATCTCGCGGACGCCTTGAGCCAGTGCGACGTGGCGGACTACGTCGTTCAGCCGCTGCCGGTGCTTGAAGTGAACCCCGATGCGGTTCCCGATTCGCACGCGGTGGCGGCCCGGACGCGCGTCATCCCGTTCAAGGTGGAGTTCGACGGCACGTTCGCGCAGACGTTCGAGATGATGGGCAGGATCGAAGCGTTTCGGCGATCGACGCACGTCGCGGGGCTGCGCATCGCCAACGACAAGAACCAACTGGGCCGATTGCGCGTCGAGATGGAGCTGCACACGTATCAGTACGACGGGTAG